In the genome of candidate division WOR-3 bacterium, one region contains:
- a CDS encoding CehA/McbA family metallohydrolase, producing the protein MAVFINVMGIIYLAVGLLPLETDKVLMKGTGKIEESGSYTIQFSLPETKNGLFLNIEELPSFKVYINGSFFSEFHNQNRVTLNLNAVKHTLEKVNRIEIQASVNTPDFYYLLWQSDFNWHFGTLHIHTTYSDGVHTVSELLHLVNNEGGNFCAITDHDTLGACYDTAFHRTGNCEPIRGTEWTTDSGHANILGPEGANTFYHGSIFQMIDDATYRGGLVQINHPCDDELGMGWDRYPILDPGIDVIEIFNNFTWFPEKKYRSDPEAVAWWQQLLCGGKRIAGVGNSDYHGNIPGEHPLTSHSAVFARSNHPDTILKALKLGRVMACDEMDDSRLYIYADTNNNNVMDLIMGENVSIKTGSKTIKFRLEVDDADPFDRVLVFSKEGEIYSHTIIFGGDYDYEWQRTYTANDTNFMRVELRSVVGDYEYCTNPIYVNYPDYELGPCNLAIKPIFPETTYVNTDTNLSFWLGNTGLVSPYRFGILSAVDTLEFDIIGWQGTGPGIGEVIHTPNLSGYEIIEWRGGYPYSVRLAPRDSFNYWLRIRAKKEGYGKIYSRSWADDRLFIIEKEPVSGFFGPDGQYWKVDSMYVKPGGGIKEEFSISHHSSPIFSCQPNPAKDRVQILLPEELIKSKKFSLKIYDVQGSLVYDFPTNIEPVWNLNKVKSGVYFIVLKTGSAEIVKKIVIIN; encoded by the coding sequence ATGGCGGTCTTTATAAATGTTATGGGAATTATCTATTTAGCAGTCGGTCTCTTACCCCTTGAGACTGATAAAGTATTAATGAAAGGCACTGGAAAAATTGAAGAAAGCGGAAGTTATACTATCCAATTCTCTCTTCCTGAAACAAAGAATGGCTTATTTCTTAACATTGAGGAATTACCTTCATTTAAGGTTTATATAAATGGTTCATTTTTTTCTGAATTCCACAATCAAAATAGAGTGACGCTCAATTTGAATGCAGTAAAACATACTCTGGAAAAAGTCAATAGAATAGAAATCCAAGCTTCTGTAAATACTCCTGATTTTTATTATCTCTTATGGCAGTCTGATTTTAACTGGCATTTTGGAACCTTGCATATCCATACAACATACTCTGATGGTGTTCATACCGTATCAGAACTTCTGCATCTCGTGAATAACGAAGGCGGAAATTTTTGTGCTATCACTGACCATGATACACTGGGAGCGTGTTATGATACTGCCTTTCATAGAACAGGAAATTGTGAGCCAATAAGAGGCACCGAATGGACGACCGACTCTGGTCATGCAAATATTTTAGGACCTGAAGGTGCAAACACTTTTTATCATGGTTCAATCTTTCAAATGATTGACGATGCTACATATCGCGGTGGTTTAGTGCAAATAAACCATCCCTGTGACGATGAACTTGGAATGGGCTGGGACCGGTATCCGATTTTGGACCCAGGTATTGATGTAATTGAAATATTCAATAATTTCACCTGGTTTCCTGAAAAAAAATACCGTAGTGATCCAGAGGCTGTAGCCTGGTGGCAGCAGTTATTATGCGGTGGAAAAAGAATCGCAGGTGTTGGGAATTCTGATTATCACGGCAATATTCCTGGAGAACACCCACTGACATCTCATTCTGCTGTCTTTGCCCGTTCAAACCATCCTGATACAATATTGAAGGCATTGAAATTAGGCAGAGTGATGGCTTGTGATGAAATGGATGACTCCAGATTGTATATTTATGCGGACACGAATAATAACAATGTTATGGACCTGATTATGGGAGAGAATGTTTCAATCAAAACTGGCAGTAAAACAATTAAATTTAGACTTGAGGTTGACGACGCCGACCCCTTTGACAGAGTTCTGGTATTTTCAAAAGAAGGTGAAATTTATAGTCATACAATTATTTTTGGTGGTGATTACGATTACGAATGGCAGAGAACTTACACTGCCAATGACACAAATTTTATGCGTGTGGAGTTAAGAAGTGTTGTAGGTGATTATGAATACTGCACAAATCCCATTTATGTTAATTATCCTGATTATGAATTAGGTCCCTGTAATTTAGCTATTAAGCCTATATTTCCTGAGACCACATATGTTAATACTGATACAAATTTGAGTTTCTGGTTGGGCAATACAGGTCTTGTTTCGCCTTATAGGTTTGGAATACTATCAGCAGTGGATACACTTGAGTTTGATATTATCGGATGGCAGGGGACTGGTCCGGGCATTGGCGAGGTTATACACACACCTAATCTTTCTGGTTATGAGATAATTGAATGGCGAGGTGGCTACCCTTATTCTGTCCGTCTTGCTCCGCGTGATTCTTTCAATTATTGGTTAAGAATAAGAGCAAAGAAAGAAGGGTATGGCAAGATTTATTCTCGGAGTTGGGCTGATGATAGATTGTTCATAATAGAAAAGGAGCCGGTGTCTGGATTTTTTGGTCCTGATGGTCAATACTGGAAGGTTGATTCTATGTATGTGAAACCAGGAGGCGGTATAAAGGAAGAATTTTCAATATCCCATCATAGTTCACCAATCTTTTCCTGCCAACCCAATCCTGCCAAAGATAGGGTGCAAATTCTCCTGCCTGAAGAGTTAATAAAAAGCAAAAAATTCTCATTAAAAATATATGATGTGCAGGGAAGTCTTGTATATGATTTTCCCACAAACATTGAACCTGTATGGAATTTGAATAAAGTAAAAAGTGGGGTCTATTTTATAGTCCTAAAAACAGGTTCTGCAGAAATAGTTAAAAAAATAGTTATAATCAACTAA
- a CDS encoding ABC transporter ATP-binding protein produces MIHEFHTEEKDLGRVFDRRLIARLLGLLKPYLKYLIISFVLLIIAALVELVFPNIMRFTIDRYITKTGYKLYVEYDKKLPKLGENLYFITQSQLSKVSPDTVHKWQKENLLSKERYYYLYKNEIDKDAQSLISNNPEVFEQYENLIIAPYDKFAKINSLDLLKIRKNDLNGVFRMALIFLAIIFLGVIVNFSHLYLMQYAGQLFMHSLRMKVFQKLQDLDLAFFDHNPVGRLVTRATNDVEAINEALTSVFATLSRDILLLIGIVVILIAINIRLALITFIVVPLVVVLTSYFRIRAREIYRLVRRKLARLNATLQENISGMRVIKVFANEKESQQKFDVINREYLSANLKEVTLMSFFRPLIEVISSLGIGLVLYYGGGRVITGNLSLGILVAFLTYVEMFFRPIRELTESYTILQSAMASSERIFQLLDEEIKITSLPGAKELTEVKGEIEFQNVWFSYDEKEWVLKNVSFKIKPGEKVAFVGPTGAGKTSIISLLSRLYEIQKGRILIDGVDIRDIKLESLRSKIGVVMQDVFLFSGDIKSNIRLNLPIEDDRVKEIAAYINADKFIDRFPHKYDEMVMERGVTLSTGERQLLSFARVLAFNPKILILDEATASIDAETEQYIQDGLKKLITGRTAIIIAHRLSTIKDVDRIYVLHKGEIKEVGTHQELLAKKGVYYHLYQLQAMQ; encoded by the coding sequence ATGATACACGAATTCCATACTGAAGAAAAAGATCTCGGCAGGGTATTTGACCGAAGACTGATTGCCCGATTACTGGGGTTACTCAAACCTTACCTCAAATATCTTATCATTTCTTTTGTCCTTCTAATCATTGCTGCCCTCGTTGAACTCGTCTTTCCCAATATTATGAGATTTACGATTGATAGATATATAACCAAGACCGGATACAAACTTTATGTTGAATACGATAAAAAATTGCCGAAACTTGGTGAGAATCTTTATTTCATAACCCAATCCCAACTCTCCAAAGTCTCACCCGACACCGTTCACAAATGGCAGAAAGAAAATCTTCTATCAAAAGAACGATATTATTACTTATATAAAAATGAGATTGATAAAGATGCCCAATCGTTGATAAGTAATAATCCCGAAGTCTTTGAACAATATGAAAATTTGATAATTGCACCCTATGATAAATTTGCAAAGATAAATTCATTGGATTTGCTGAAAATTAGAAAGAATGATTTGAACGGCGTGTTTAGAATGGCACTTATCTTTCTTGCCATTATCTTTTTAGGCGTAATTGTCAATTTTAGCCATCTCTATCTGATGCAATATGCCGGCCAACTCTTTATGCATTCGTTGAGAATGAAGGTCTTCCAGAAACTCCAGGATTTAGACCTTGCATTTTTTGACCATAATCCGGTGGGCAGGCTCGTTACCCGTGCAACAAACGATGTTGAGGCGATAAATGAGGCGTTGACGAGTGTCTTTGCAACACTCTCAAGGGATATATTACTATTAATTGGAATTGTTGTTATTCTAATTGCGATAAATATCAGACTTGCCCTGATTACATTTATTGTCGTGCCCCTGGTTGTAGTATTGACTTCATACTTCAGGATTAGAGCCCGAGAGATTTATCGCCTTGTGCGCCGGAAACTTGCCCGGTTGAATGCGACATTACAGGAAAATATTTCAGGTATGCGGGTGATAAAGGTATTTGCAAATGAGAAAGAGAGCCAGCAAAAGTTTGATGTGATTAATCGGGAATATCTATCAGCAAATTTAAAAGAAGTTACACTTATGTCATTCTTCAGACCGCTGATTGAAGTTATAAGTTCGCTGGGGATAGGGCTTGTTCTGTATTATGGTGGAGGAAGGGTAATCACCGGCAATCTTTCGCTCGGTATTCTTGTGGCATTCTTGACCTATGTAGAGATGTTCTTCAGACCGATAAGGGAATTGACCGAATCTTATACAATACTACAATCCGCAATGGCATCAAGTGAAAGGATATTCCAGTTGCTTGATGAAGAGATAAAGATAACTTCATTGCCTGGTGCTAAAGAACTGACTGAGGTCAAAGGCGAGATTGAATTTCAGAATGTTTGGTTCAGTTATGATGAGAAAGAATGGGTTTTAAAAAATGTGAGCTTCAAGATCAAACCCGGTGAGAAAGTAGCATTTGTGGGTCCAACAGGTGCAGGCAAGACTTCAATAATAAGTTTGCTCTCCAGGCTTTATGAGATACAAAAGGGAAGAATATTGATTGATGGTGTTGATATCAGGGATATAAAACTTGAATCACTACGTTCAAAGATTGGTGTGGTGATGCAGGATGTATTCTTGTTTTCCGGTGATATAAAATCAAACATCCGATTGAATCTACCGATTGAGGATGACCGGGTAAAGGAAATTGCCGCATATATCAATGCGGATAAATTCATTGACCGGTTTCCCCATAAGTATGACGAAATGGTGATGGAAAGGGGAGTGACACTCTCTACTGGCGAGCGCCAGTTGCTCTCATTTGCAAGGGTTTTAGCATTCAATCCGAAAATCTTGATTCTGGATGAGGCAACAGCAAGCATTGATGCGGAGACCGAGCAGTATATCCAGGATGGATTGAAGAAATTGATTACAGGCAGGACTGCAATAATCATTGCCCACCGATTGAGCACAATAAAGGATGTGGATAGGATATATGTCCTACATAAAGGAGAGATAAAAGAAGTCGGAACCCATCAAGAGTTGCTGGCAAAGAAGGGTGTATATTATCACCTTTATCAATTGCAGGCAATGCAGTAA
- a CDS encoding ABC transporter ATP-binding protein, with amino-acid sequence MRELLALKKYFKKYSWQILIGVIALVIIDLLQLFVPRVLKLAIDALAQGRATPNLLGHYFFLIMVIAIGIAFGRFWWRYLLIGSARRIEKELREDFYNHLTTLDTSFFDTHKTGDLMAHAVNDINAIRMSIGFGLVILVDIFALGIASLVMMILISPRLTLYSLLPFPFIAFFSTYFGRFIHRLFEKVQASFSDLTERVRENLSGIRVVKLFVQEDAEIEKFKKVSQDYVDKNMKLWKILALFFPIIMGLAGIGEVIVLGLGGRYVIIGAISVGSFVAFMVYLQMLVWPMMAIGRAINMFQRGAASQGRLNRIFRTQPTIKSGTHSITNAEAKIEFRDITFTYSGKEKPALSNINLVIEPGSFIGITGPIGSGKSSLVHLLLRLYEPQHGVILLNGIDIKEYKIDELRKNIAFVPQDTFLFSESIKDNILFGNQKASLQEVENVAKIAEIYDEIMEFPDKFETIVGERGITLSGGQKQRIALARALILKRPILILDDAFSAVDANTEQKIVKNLKSEMANRTTIVISHRLFAIKEAKLIVVLDEGKIVERGTHQELIKQRGLYYSIYKTQQLEMRLEKISAPHLSSPLKGEDKGEGGSRTVSK; translated from the coding sequence ATGCGTGAATTGCTTGCTCTAAAAAAATACTTCAAAAAATACTCGTGGCAGATTCTAATCGGCGTTATTGCCCTTGTCATAATTGACCTTTTGCAGTTATTCGTTCCGAGGGTTTTAAAACTGGCGATAGATGCCCTTGCCCAGGGTAGGGCAACACCTAATTTGCTTGGTCATTATTTCTTTTTGATAATGGTGATAGCGATCGGCATTGCATTTGGTAGATTCTGGTGGCGCTATCTACTCATCGGCTCGGCACGAAGAATTGAAAAAGAACTACGAGAAGATTTTTATAACCATTTGACAACCCTTGATACAAGTTTCTTTGATACCCATAAGACCGGTGATTTAATGGCGCATGCGGTGAATGACATAAATGCAATAAGAATGTCCATCGGCTTTGGACTGGTTATTTTAGTTGATATATTTGCATTGGGTATTGCCTCATTGGTGATGATGATTCTGATCAGTCCACGCCTTACGCTATATTCACTTTTACCATTTCCATTTATTGCGTTTTTCTCTACTTATTTTGGCCGTTTCATCCATAGGCTGTTTGAAAAAGTGCAGGCGTCTTTTTCTGACCTCACCGAACGGGTGCGTGAGAACCTTTCTGGAATCAGGGTAGTAAAATTATTCGTCCAGGAAGATGCTGAAATAGAAAAATTTAAAAAAGTAAGCCAGGATTATGTGGATAAGAATATGAAGTTATGGAAGATACTTGCATTATTCTTTCCAATTATAATGGGATTGGCAGGTATTGGCGAGGTGATTGTTTTAGGACTGGGTGGTAGATATGTGATTATCGGTGCAATCTCAGTGGGTTCTTTTGTTGCATTTATGGTCTATTTACAAATGCTGGTCTGGCCGATGATGGCGATCGGCAGGGCGATAAATATGTTCCAGCGTGGTGCTGCATCCCAGGGAAGGCTGAACCGGATATTCAGGACACAGCCAACGATAAAAAGCGGCACTCATTCAATAACTAATGCCGAAGCGAAGATCGAATTTAGAGATATAACTTTTACCTATTCTGGTAAAGAAAAACCTGCATTGAGTAATATCAATCTTGTTATAGAACCGGGTTCTTTCATCGGCATCACCGGTCCGATTGGTTCTGGAAAATCAAGTCTTGTCCATTTGTTGTTAAGACTTTATGAACCACAGCATGGTGTAATTCTGCTCAATGGCATTGATATAAAAGAATACAAAATTGATGAACTGCGTAAGAATATTGCCTTTGTTCCTCAGGATACATTTTTATTTTCTGAGTCAATAAAAGATAATATCCTGTTTGGTAATCAAAAGGCGAGTTTGCAGGAAGTAGAGAATGTGGCAAAGATTGCCGAAATCTATGATGAGATAATGGAATTTCCGGATAAGTTTGAGACGATTGTGGGGGAGAGGGGTATTACCTTGAGTGGTGGGCAGAAACAAAGGATTGCCCTGGCACGGGCACTGATTCTTAAGCGACCGATTTTGATTCTTGATGATGCGTTTTCTGCGGTAGATGCAAATACCGAACAGAAGATTGTGAAAAATCTAAAATCAGAAATGGCAAATCGCACGACAATAGTTATCTCCCATCGACTTTTTGCGATAAAAGAGGCAAAGTTGATTGTTGTGCTTGATGAGGGTAAGATTGTGGAAAGAGGAACCCATCAGGAATTGATCAAACAGCGTGGTCTGTACTATAGTATTTATAAAACCCAGCAACTTGAGATGAGACTGGAGAAGATATCAGCCCCTCACCTGTCCTCTCCCTTGAAGGGAGAGGATAAAGGTGAGGGTGGAAGTAGGACGGTGTCTAAATGA
- a CDS encoding right-handed parallel beta-helix repeat-containing protein — protein MLILLILISDFITVIPDMNLDSVFMGAKTKDTVFIKKGVFSARAEPYIEKICGNCVEPLTEVKTTAGFHIKSKSLVIIGEKRDSTVLVTNAGYGLLFEDCESVYLSNLTITGGRRSPDGNATDAGIVVKNSKVLIDNVAVIDNTHRIDTVVVGIGGIFGREGAEIYIRNCYIYNNTWDGIALYRGASAVITDNIIKKGRGAGIGITWDANALVYRNFISEYWKGIGCFGNSSAVVMNNAVYDNLGWGIIATGSSYMKVVNNVIYHNGNCGFAVWDSNATGIFENNIVAENGWKEEWVCPCVGAWMNGVSEKFPIRFNNFWNNKAGNYQGMDDQTGSNGNISVDPKFDGMTFILKKDSPCIDAGDTLIIDLDGSRSDMGIYGGPRAKKIE, from the coding sequence ATGTTGATATTATTGATTTTAATAAGCGATTTTATTACGGTTATACCTGATATGAATCTTGATTCGGTCTTTATGGGTGCAAAGACCAAAGATACAGTTTTTATTAAAAAAGGAGTTTTTAGTGCCCGGGCAGAACCATATATAGAAAAGATATGTGGGAATTGTGTCGAGCCTTTGACCGAAGTAAAAACCACGGCTGGATTTCATATTAAAAGTAAATCGCTGGTAATAATCGGTGAAAAACGGGATAGCACTGTCTTGGTCACAAATGCGGGTTATGGCTTACTTTTTGAAGACTGCGAAAGTGTCTATCTTTCAAATCTCACCATAACCGGTGGCAGAAGGAGCCCTGATGGCAATGCGACCGATGCCGGGATTGTGGTCAAAAATAGTAAGGTACTCATTGATAATGTGGCAGTGATTGATAATACCCATAGAATTGATACGGTGGTCGTTGGGATTGGTGGCATATTCGGCAGGGAAGGGGCAGAGATTTATATCCGTAATTGTTATATCTATAACAACACCTGGGATGGAATTGCCCTTTATCGTGGGGCGAGTGCAGTAATAACTGATAATATTATTAAAAAAGGCAGGGGTGCAGGGATCGGGATAACCTGGGATGCGAATGCCTTGGTCTATCGCAATTTTATCTCTGAATACTGGAAAGGGATAGGTTGTTTTGGAAATTCAAGTGCGGTGGTGATGAATAATGCGGTATATGACAATTTAGGCTGGGGGATCATTGCCACCGGCAGTTCATATATGAAGGTTGTGAATAATGTGATTTATCATAATGGCAATTGTGGATTTGCGGTATGGGATTCAAATGCGACCGGTATTTTTGAAAACAATATCGTTGCTGAGAATGGTTGGAAAGAAGAATGGGTATGCCCCTGTGTCGGTGCCTGGATGAATGGGGTCTCAGAAAAATTCCCCATCAGATTTAATAATTTCTGGAATAACAAAGCAGGGAATTATCAGGGAATGGATGACCAGACTGGTAGCAATGGGAATATCTCTGTTGACCCGAAATTTGATGGAATGACCTTTATCTTGAAGAAAGACTCGCCCTGTATTGATGCGGGTGATACATTGATTATTGATTTGGATGGTTCGCGTTCAGATATGGGAATATATGGTGGACCAAGGGCAAAGAAAATAGAATAA
- a CDS encoding T9SS type A sorting domain-containing protein produces the protein MKKCLIFFIFVLGSGQAMWEREVIDTVSSPSNFAVFNSLALDTSGIPGVVYCDDAIHKIFYARRLENEWQKEIADSGFSVSFGYSLIYDNNNIPHMSYYRVNDQNSQYTLLCYAFRDYNGWHISVIDTIWYRFPGWTDIKSSIALDTLGLPGIAYIQHDSIEAQYIKYAHYNGVIWEISTVEYNGQSDSRDWSPTLKFDKHNIPHIAFREQIGYGVNSLKIYTYDSLNNWVMKWIEYIDLSAPSLDFELDKDQYPHLAYDAGGDLEYRWWDGSTWHIDTLLTIGWVGVRIALELDNYDRPHIAVKPAMQSKAIYYYKDITWHVSLLCDSSDGVFTCDLGLEMDKYNTIHAAYSCDSFITGFFKHAWRGLVGIEEVGTRYTMQDAGLNMKVYPSVSYGLLSIEYNLRNGCDAELIVYDITGATRKSIKIGESESGNYRKILNLTNLSGGIYFLVIRQNNKQVSKKFILVK, from the coding sequence ATGAAAAAATGTTTGATATTCTTTATCTTTGTATTGGGGTCTGGACAGGCTATGTGGGAAAGAGAAGTGATTGATACAGTGAGTTCGCCAAGTAACTTTGCTGTTTTTAACTCTCTGGCACTTGATACCAGTGGTATTCCTGGTGTTGTTTATTGCGACGATGCTATACACAAGATTTTTTATGCACGCCGGCTTGAAAATGAATGGCAAAAGGAAATTGCTGATAGCGGATTCTCTGTTAGTTTTGGATATTCACTCATCTACGATAACAATAACATTCCCCATATGAGTTATTACCGGGTAAATGACCAGAATTCCCAATATACCCTTTTGTGTTATGCATTTCGGGATTATAATGGCTGGCATATTTCGGTCATTGACACAATTTGGTATAGATTCCCGGGTTGGACTGATATTAAGAGTTCTATTGCCCTTGATACCCTGGGATTGCCGGGCATTGCCTATATTCAACATGATTCCATAGAGGCGCAGTATATCAAATATGCCCATTATAATGGCGTCATCTGGGAGATATCAACGGTAGAGTATAATGGACAGTCAGATTCCCGTGATTGGAGTCCGACATTAAAATTTGACAAACACAATATACCGCATATTGCATTCAGGGAGCAGATTGGTTATGGGGTTAACTCCTTAAAGATATACACTTATGATAGTCTTAATAACTGGGTAATGAAGTGGATAGAGTATATTGATTTAAGTGCGCCATCCTTGGATTTTGAACTTGATAAAGACCAATATCCCCATCTTGCATATGATGCAGGTGGTGACCTTGAGTATAGGTGGTGGGATGGTTCAACCTGGCATATAGATACACTTTTGACTATTGGCTGGGTAGGTGTGAGGATAGCGCTTGAACTGGATAATTATGATCGTCCCCATATTGCCGTTAAGCCAGCGATGCAGTCAAAAGCCATCTACTATTATAAAGATATCACATGGCATGTGAGTTTGCTTTGTGATTCATCAGACGGGGTATTTACTTGTGACCTCGGCTTGGAGATGGACAAATATAATACCATCCATGCGGCATATTCGTGTGATTCATTTATTACGGGATTTTTCAAGCACGCTTGGCGCGGGCTTGTAGGAATAGAAGAAGTGGGTACAAGATACACGATGCAGGATGCAGGGTTAAATATGAAGGTCTATCCGAGCGTTTCATACGGGTTGTTAAGCATTGAATACAATCTCAGAAATGGTTGTGATGCTGAACTTATAGTATATGATATAACAGGTGCAACGAGAAAATCAATAAAGATTGGCGAAAGTGAGTCAGGAAATTATCGGAAGATATTAAACTTAACTAACCTTTCTGGTGGTATCTATTTTCTTGTTATCAGACAGAATAATAAACAAGTTTCAAAAAAATTCATTCTTGTAAAATAA
- a CDS encoding T9SS type A sorting domain-containing protein, which translates to MVLIDCHGDVNLFASRWPQPRSYIYSYLQTPNGHAGLNELNNYNKYFVCYSISCWNGAYDTLAHGDLLITDTCIADGFVDTYADKGACAYLGNTRDGQLDYADVGPSHAIQHSFYDVLFTQNNSPFNDNAFSRLGIAEALSKSLLPDTNWLYLWRYRYVCYSHNLFGSPYTEVWTNTPRNLIVFHPIQIPVGQQTRFRVRVRDAITNSPVPFAKVCLNKPGDIYLIGYTDLTGLVTFNITPQTVGILKVTVTRSHNLSDDYIQYLPSRTTCQVGWPGGEQSSDAQEIIPATLGITELPTVIKDNITIKYRVPIQNNISISIYNSIGACVWECNQKVSFPGYYTQRIDLKNLTSGIYFLVLTQGKEKVSRKIIITK; encoded by the coding sequence ATGGTATTGATAGATTGCCATGGCGATGTGAATCTGTTTGCTTCCAGATGGCCTCAGCCTCGCTCCTATATCTATAGTTATCTCCAGACACCAAATGGCCATGCTGGTTTGAATGAATTGAATAATTACAATAAGTATTTTGTTTGTTATTCAATAAGTTGCTGGAATGGTGCTTATGACACACTTGCTCACGGGGATTTGCTGATTACTGACACCTGTATTGCGGATGGTTTTGTCGATACCTATGCAGACAAAGGGGCCTGTGCTTATCTTGGTAATACAAGGGATGGTCAGTTAGACTATGCTGATGTCGGACCATCTCATGCAATTCAGCATAGCTTTTATGATGTTTTGTTTACCCAGAACAATAGTCCATTTAATGATAATGCGTTTTCCAGATTAGGTATTGCAGAAGCGCTTTCAAAGAGTCTTTTGCCGGATACTAATTGGTTGTATCTATGGCGATACCGGTATGTCTGCTATTCCCATAACCTCTTTGGCTCACCGTATACAGAAGTCTGGACGAATACACCGCGTAATCTTATTGTTTTTCATCCCATCCAGATTCCAGTAGGACAACAAACACGATTTAGAGTTCGGGTTAGGGATGCTATAACAAACAGTCCTGTTCCTTTTGCCAAGGTTTGCTTGAATAAGCCTGGGGATATTTATCTGATTGGTTACACTGATCTTACCGGATTGGTTACCTTTAATATTACACCTCAGACAGTAGGGATACTAAAAGTAACGGTCACCCGCTCTCATAATCTTAGCGATGATTATATTCAGTATTTACCTTCCAGGACTACCTGCCAGGTTGGTTGGCCTGGTGGTGAACAGAGTTCGGATGCACAAGAGATTATTCCTGCGACCCTCGGTATTACCGAGTTACCAACCGTGATTAAGGATAATATAACAATAAAATACAGGGTTCCGATTCAAAATAATATTTCAATCTCAATTTATAACTCAATCGGTGCATGCGTGTGGGAATGCAATCAAAAGGTATCTTTCCCTGGTTATTACACACAGCGAATAGATTTAAAAAATTTGACAAGTGGCATTTACTTTCTTGTCCTTACACAGGGTAAAGAAAAAGTGAGCAGAAAAATTATTATTACAAAATAA
- a CDS encoding C25 family cysteine peptidase, with protein sequence MVTPEWIYEHFSGCDNAERIRNYIKYCYMEWGGTYFILGGDAEFLPVRYATSTDKNPGEPIPVSDSIPCDMYYSDLTGNWDVDGDYVWGELSQDQADRFPEVFVGRIPACCPNEVTNWVCKALNYEIAPGFQPDNLITALWIYNHEVGEGFAYNEFPSYFSHRNCEDQYASVVINEFNSGYGIDRLPWRCESVCFQMASASLLYL encoded by the coding sequence ATGGTCACACCAGAATGGATATATGAGCATTTTTCAGGTTGCGATAATGCTGAAAGGATTCGCAATTACATAAAATACTGTTATATGGAATGGGGTGGAACTTATTTCATCCTCGGGGGAGATGCTGAATTTTTACCGGTGAGATATGCAACATCTACGGATAAAAATCCTGGCGAGCCTATCCCAGTGTCTGATTCTATTCCCTGTGATATGTACTATTCTGACCTTACCGGAAACTGGGATGTAGACGGTGATTATGTGTGGGGTGAATTGAGTCAGGATCAGGCTGATCGATTCCCTGAGGTCTTTGTCGGTAGAATTCCTGCGTGTTGTCCCAATGAGGTTACCAACTGGGTATGCAAGGCACTGAACTATGAGATTGCACCGGGTTTCCAACCAGATAATCTTATAACTGCCTTATGGATCTATAATCATGAAGTAGGTGAGGGTTTTGCTTATAATGAGTTTCCGTCCTATTTTTCCCATCGTAATTGTGAAGACCAATATGCCTCTGTGGTGATAAATGAATTCAATTCAGGATATGGTATTGATAGATTGCCATGGCGATGTGAATCTGTTTGCTTCCAGATGGCCTCAGCCTCGCTCCTATATCTATAG